The proteins below come from a single Periophthalmus magnuspinnatus isolate fPerMag1 chromosome 7, fPerMag1.2.pri, whole genome shotgun sequence genomic window:
- the snai1b gene encoding snail family zinc finger 1b: MPRSFLVKKYFTNKKPCYRESHLDSQAAYIPESFPRAELPTQDSSVLTCYPVTSFFNNMDSLPLPLSPVTPVSPSLSPSPLGPVDLSSSPSCSSGDEEDDGGRTSDPPSPDTLHPMYHCMYCSKSYNSLSALSHHQMSQHQSSQCSPLPHAPSLSQEALARPTFHCKHCSKEYTSLGALKMHIRSHTLPCVCPTCGKAFSRPWLLRGHIRTHTGERPFACQHCNRAFADRSNLRAHLQTHSEVKKYQCGSCSRTFSRMSLLHKHNASGCCLSH; encoded by the exons ATGCCTCGCTCATTCCTTGTCAAGAAATACTTTACCAACAAAAAGCCATGCTACAGAGAGAGTCACCTGGACAGCCAAGCGG cttaTATTCCTGAAAGCTTTCCACGTGCTGAGCTTCCAACTCAAGACTCTTCTGTCCTGACCTGCTATCCAGTCACCTCCTTTTTTAACAACATGGACAGTCTCCCTTTGCCGCTTTCCCCTGTCACCCCAGtgtctccctccctttcccctTCTCCACTGGGTCCCGTGGATCTCAGCAGTTCTCCATCCTGCAGCAGTGGTGATGAAGAGGATGATGGGGGTCGCACGTCAGACCCTCCAAGCCCTGATACCCTCCACCCCATGTACCACTGCATGTACTGCAGCAAGAGCTACAACAGCCTCTCTGCACTTTCTCACCATCAGATGTCCCAGCACCAATCGTCCCAATGCAGCCCTCTGCCACAtgctccctctctgtcccaggAGGCCTTGGCACGGCCAACTTTCCACTGCAAACACTGCTCTAAGGAATATACTAGCCTAGGTGCTCTGAAGATGCACATTcgctcacacacactcccatgTGTTTGTCCTACTTGTGGAAAGGCGTTCTCTAGACCGTGGCTGCTTCGAGGTCACATCCGCACTCACACAG GAGAGCGTCCATTTGCCTGCCAGCATTGTAACCGGGCGTTTGCTGACCGCTCTAACCTCCGTGCTCATCTCCAAACTCACTCTGAGGTGAAGAAGTACCAGTGTGGCTCCTGTTCTCGGACCTTCAGCCGCATGTCCCTCCTGCACAAACACAATGCGTCAGGATGCTGTTTATCACACTGA